In one bacterium genomic region, the following are encoded:
- a CDS encoding RHS repeat-associated core domain-containing protein: MKRLLSFILLLNVSITKCTFSQEYSESAPKINTFILNADIKGMIGNSVNLFNGDLALPLNLISLPGRNGLDASVSIAYSSNIHHLIDTWNLTSPTGILGLGWSFDYDKIVVDNKNTGSRHDDEFYLISGGSSNPLIRVGTSGNKLTYELKNYQFWKITCDTTDEKWEIIKEDGNTYTYGGVLTSDANGKHSLGESVQWAVKWSNWIGNSVVTSGQQQYGLIWNLSSISNNWKDSIYFQYQQDKNQVGTGGKYHTEASYLYRIVDTYKRYAQFNYAQKDAALEYKEPHTEKAAEPDAYQERYEKKYLSNIEMYNESNVKLLSVEFSYSYVNVGYADLVKRVLTAVTQKNASGEALPSMKFEYRSSNPNKHALEKITFPMGSSVMYTYTDSLITLSNREFTIDRPSGYSQPRFWITDDYVVVSWRNGNDSIKVFAYYWDGQWVSSGQLLQIGRIDRDDDLQDFEILTEKDFFCLIADVHDKDTVNGIVPVQQMIKRTYLFRKSTRNSSDWTVSTFYSDIENHFDNNCHFFSGRDFVGILGAESGELIQYRWNGTSWTQSITDDSYSGVLHRFWASPGGVNNFITLNQLGSSTDVIKWYYLDELGNWQISTLNSSLSFNTDGGGDEPTYFYPSSTFTSIMPHGETKRIIRWDENFNGLDSYSIQDGSNTGPILIGNSLVTYINNTANGRPTMRFNASSWSRRDTTSNSNNYSFAVGEDYTAFSINNIGGSSQYNWFDFDPNTNQFVLSTRSISGNNSSIVSAGNGYFIARPWQGAIGKFHMVMRRTDGYWYSFERPCGDYMEALRTAYNFFTYNGLSGHAKFMPIINDSIPANPISISNQTMNPVEDPNIKYQIPQYQGNYTFITIDQTKRLYEADKIYLHRVVNNTYTGALKDYPVSKMNITTGNITADGQPEILITEYQYNRATASYDQSATVVQYNEVTVIPKVKILVEDELPPIEIEAALDGYTKTYFVNGLMDTNFSAAYTDQTMRDNRGLLKGTPYYSAIYDAAGNLKSYSRSSLSVYTKQLGQKEQGTYIRPTLQTSYKDGVTSQVDYTYSTTTGLVTLTHTTNHDASGNTDNIYQYNKYWYEAYDASNTKNMLTPVIQSKIQVNSTITSVSATTWKDWGSGKWAPNKTYTWKGTGSSDFNFSLYSGGTEPPSDWLKTSEVVSRLSTGGVKQSRNIDGLTSSAIYDYQYQAPIASFGNARISDATLGSEASFLNFESFNETSGIKENDYWTFISSNDFSTDAHSGVYSRKVLQGSLVYEAIRDFLPPDLSGQRRKYIISCWVKTQPGFGANKGTLVMYSKRNSDSDNSTYPNVAGASAGINFGDTGGQWKYIEAVVDLAQVRTTGGISDAELLRLRCWVRNTDASKYFLVDDIRFSPYDSPFSATVYEKKYGLPVASLGSSGEISRKVFDNYQRGIGTVLNEQVVNGIGASYFSRKGNNDLFDNRDPNSNVSISSKGSGKLDDFNDYDVAGWSFNTGNWTVVNGELQHTGVGQSDLATFLASSGSQHGMRVKVKYFSGYDDFGIMAGNLLVRRYNPGSGAIWQMSNEGITDNFTAPMATDWLLIISDKTAFFYADGRLIFEKTYANIISGSFKLYTGEPNITVSFDDVLYFKEPSIAMAYMDGTGKKIQSQLFDGTGTVVTESLFDGVGRGAVSTKSAKYTDSLFVFRHSFVTGYDWSTGELEGYVVTKNNNDAYSYARDKYENSPQSRVIEASAPGQTFSLGQHTPRTIYGKNIAGDGLRDDLPANQYFQQIMIDANYDTSWVITDKSGNTVTKRSGPVFGPGLLLDTTLSVEFGGGMEEIAPQEGKGGGVSEPMENMTTVLTSSTSFTPGFTQTASYSCWLFGGSSYVPPKTTYYTAYFKIGTSPGGSNVVSHSKSGSPQSFNGTFAAQAGITYYIEVSGNATYSEATGSVNFDYYGEGMHYVQTSYVYDDFGRLTTIYLPNYYNPPTTSTGTSFVVTMQYDFLGRLTQKTTPDAGTTKFMYDKTGRLRFTMDANGDAQTPDNISYFKYDTYGRKIEEGYYSYNWSSITQANADDPAWPTTPATWRKKYYFDGDTSMAYMKGRLQKVETNNDTDSPFEVEETYQYDIYGRMPSKTTKVVDYDNYLYTTFYEYDYSGNVTKIYYPYNSGGGGQMAMQSGLGESENLVIQDMTFDDGSNKVIESEGDIVFTGEFNSNGADVIAKPGVSKKPVENAATAKHDASQSQLLLDGGGGMSAMSSPDPNATVVTYTYNTLGQLISIGNATDLDYFVAYSYNPDGSMATEKMKDTTIKRYFSYESQGWLKSITDSYFADTLCYTSDGYGGAGYYNGNISKMIIDYKFSGAPADYSYRFKYDKLSQLLVADHSANSAGDMGVGTGNENKFDANGNFIRVVANTTTKNYNYYANTNKVQNTDGSGNDYVYDNIGNITSSSPKTISTLTYDPFINRTRNISMGSGAGMSFEYDGTERRVYAVETPANSKVLYLHDGMNSIQERSSSGTATEYVYGPTGIIALKTSTTWKFMIKDHLGSTRAVVDGSTVTGYDYSAFGTILGSVSSSGYYYTGQEYDKTSGLNNFKARMYDSDLGRFYAGDPAGEFPYNYGYAGNNPLSYRDPSGKFIQFVIMGALMSGYMGGVQADIQGKSVWKGIGKGAFIGAVSGATGAGASAGLASMGIGGAIGGGVSGALSGGVGSALSGSNVGKGMLYGGVIGFAMGALQAHGDLQSQANDIGKDNNPTTQLEGDQKFIDDSMESLKIHGGEPGQRQYNEITGHNTEVVVDNNLQGQYGQSYKTPKTLKDWFSHYLTGNADYNYKIALNRQRLLNPPTGPGAANDHSGDWAAIGLKGPENVIGRASQTLFHESGHLFGLYYNNTYYTPAELDHGLSFYRKPFFGKLGGMTKDWLEHYYVPNFNPTKLPR, translated from the coding sequence ATGAAGCGATTGTTGTCGTTCATATTGTTATTAAATGTGAGCATTACAAAATGCACTTTCTCACAAGAATATTCTGAAAGCGCACCTAAAATCAATACATTCATACTGAATGCAGATATTAAAGGAATGATCGGCAATTCAGTTAATTTGTTTAATGGAGATTTGGCGCTGCCACTGAATTTGATAAGCCTACCTGGCCGTAATGGGCTTGATGCCAGTGTGAGTATTGCTTACAGTAGTAACATCCATCATCTTATTGACACTTGGAATTTGACTTCACCGACAGGGATTTTGGGCTTAGGTTGGTCATTTGACTATGATAAAATTGTTGTTGATAACAAAAATACCGGCTCGCGTCACGATGATGAGTTTTATCTAATTTCGGGAGGATCAAGTAACCCATTAATCAGGGTTGGGACCTCCGGTAACAAGTTGACCTATGAGCTTAAAAACTATCAGTTTTGGAAGATTACATGTGATACCACAGACGAAAAGTGGGAAATAATCAAAGAGGACGGAAACACATATACGTATGGTGGTGTGTTAACCTCTGACGCCAATGGAAAGCACAGCTTAGGCGAATCGGTGCAATGGGCAGTTAAGTGGAGCAATTGGATTGGCAATAGTGTTGTCACCTCAGGTCAACAGCAATATGGCCTTATTTGGAATCTTTCAAGTATTTCAAATAACTGGAAAGACAGTATATATTTCCAATATCAGCAAGATAAGAATCAGGTGGGAACTGGGGGTAAGTATCATACTGAGGCGAGTTATCTTTACCGAATAGTAGATACATATAAAAGGTACGCTCAATTCAACTACGCCCAAAAGGATGCGGCGCTTGAGTACAAAGAACCTCATACGGAAAAAGCCGCGGAACCGGATGCCTACCAGGAGCGCTACGAAAAAAAGTATCTGTCAAACATTGAGATGTACAACGAATCAAATGTGAAATTATTGTCAGTCGAATTTTCCTACTCATACGTAAACGTCGGATACGCCGATCTTGTGAAAAGAGTTTTGACAGCGGTTACTCAAAAAAATGCAAGCGGTGAAGCGCTTCCTTCGATGAAGTTCGAGTACAGGAGCTCAAATCCGAATAAACACGCTTTGGAGAAGATCACATTTCCAATGGGTAGTTCTGTTATGTATACCTATACAGATTCTTTAATAACATTGTCAAACAGAGAATTCACAATTGATAGACCTTCGGGATATAGTCAACCGCGGTTTTGGATCACGGATGACTATGTTGTGGTCTCGTGGCGTAACGGAAATGATTCGATAAAAGTCTTTGCATATTATTGGGATGGGCAGTGGGTTTCCAGCGGTCAATTGCTCCAAATTGGTCGCATTGACAGGGACGACGATCTTCAGGACTTCGAGATTTTGACTGAAAAAGACTTTTTTTGCTTAATTGCAGACGTCCATGACAAAGATACTGTGAACGGCATAGTTCCAGTCCAACAGATGATTAAACGTACTTATCTCTTCAGAAAAAGCACCAGAAATTCTTCAGACTGGACGGTGTCGACATTCTATTCAGATATTGAAAATCACTTTGATAACAATTGTCATTTCTTTTCTGGCCGTGACTTTGTTGGGATCTTGGGCGCTGAATCGGGTGAATTGATTCAATATCGCTGGAATGGGACGTCATGGACACAATCCATAACAGATGATTCATATTCGGGTGTATTGCATCGCTTTTGGGCCTCTCCTGGAGGGGTGAATAACTTCATAACTCTTAATCAACTTGGAAGCAGCACGGATGTTATCAAATGGTACTATTTAGATGAACTGGGGAACTGGCAGATTTCTACTTTGAATTCAAGTTTAAGTTTCAATACAGATGGTGGAGGCGATGAACCAACATATTTTTATCCATCATCGACTTTTACCAGCATAATGCCGCATGGGGAGACAAAGCGAATAATACGTTGGGACGAAAATTTCAACGGGCTCGATTCTTACAGTATTCAGGATGGAAGCAATACCGGGCCTATCCTCATTGGCAATTCATTGGTAACCTATATCAACAATACGGCAAATGGACGGCCAACGATGAGATTCAACGCATCCTCATGGTCCCGACGTGACACAACCAGCAATTCGAATAACTACAGTTTTGCAGTCGGTGAAGATTACACCGCGTTTTCAATTAACAATATTGGCGGTTCCTCACAGTACAACTGGTTTGATTTCGATCCAAATACAAATCAATTTGTGTTAAGCACACGATCCATTTCAGGAAATAACTCTTCCATAGTAAGCGCGGGCAATGGATATTTTATTGCCAGACCCTGGCAGGGTGCTATTGGTAAATTCCACATGGTAATGCGACGGACGGACGGATATTGGTATTCATTCGAACGCCCATGTGGTGACTATATGGAGGCTCTGCGAACGGCCTACAATTTCTTCACATATAATGGCCTGAGTGGCCACGCCAAGTTCATGCCGATAATAAATGATTCGATACCTGCCAATCCTATATCAATATCAAATCAGACGATGAATCCAGTAGAGGATCCTAATATAAAATATCAAATTCCGCAGTATCAAGGAAACTACACCTTCATAACTATTGATCAGACAAAAAGACTGTATGAGGCAGACAAAATTTACCTGCACAGAGTAGTCAATAACACATATACAGGCGCGTTGAAAGACTATCCCGTTTCAAAAATGAATATTACTACTGGAAATATTACTGCAGATGGACAACCGGAAATACTCATAACAGAATATCAATATAACAGGGCAACAGCTAGCTATGACCAATCTGCTACCGTAGTTCAATACAATGAGGTAACCGTCATACCAAAAGTTAAAATCTTGGTTGAGGATGAGCTTCCACCCATTGAAATAGAGGCTGCGCTAGACGGATACACAAAAACATATTTTGTTAATGGTTTAATGGATACTAATTTTTCAGCTGCTTACACAGATCAAACCATGCGTGATAACCGAGGATTACTCAAAGGCACACCGTATTATTCCGCAATATATGATGCTGCTGGCAATCTTAAGTCTTACAGCCGATCAAGTCTAAGTGTATACACTAAGCAATTGGGGCAGAAAGAGCAGGGAACGTATATACGCCCTACATTACAGACCAGCTATAAAGACGGCGTTACATCTCAGGTGGACTACACATATAGTACAACAACGGGGCTTGTAACATTAACGCATACGACAAATCATGACGCCTCGGGAAATACTGATAATATCTATCAATATAATAAGTACTGGTATGAAGCGTATGACGCATCAAATACGAAAAATATGTTGACACCGGTTATTCAATCCAAGATTCAGGTTAATTCGACCATTACTTCGGTGTCAGCAACAACCTGGAAAGATTGGGGTTCCGGCAAATGGGCACCAAATAAAACGTACACATGGAAAGGAACCGGGAGTTCTGATTTTAATTTCAGCTTGTATTCCGGAGGAACTGAACCTCCATCCGATTGGCTTAAGACCTCTGAAGTTGTATCACGTCTGAGCACAGGTGGAGTTAAACAATCAAGAAATATCGATGGTCTTACTTCCTCTGCTATCTATGACTACCAATACCAAGCGCCGATTGCAAGTTTTGGAAACGCCAGAATCTCGGATGCCACTTTGGGTAGCGAAGCAAGCTTCCTAAATTTTGAAAGTTTTAATGAGACGAGTGGGATCAAAGAAAATGACTACTGGACATTCATTTCTTCAAATGATTTTTCAACCGATGCTCATTCCGGCGTTTATAGCCGTAAAGTCCTCCAGGGATCACTTGTATATGAAGCGATTAGAGATTTCCTTCCACCCGATCTATCAGGACAAAGACGAAAGTATATTATATCCTGCTGGGTGAAGACGCAACCGGGTTTTGGGGCAAATAAGGGGACGCTGGTGATGTATTCTAAACGTAATAGCGATTCGGATAACTCAACTTATCCTAACGTAGCGGGTGCATCCGCTGGCATCAATTTTGGGGACACGGGCGGACAATGGAAATACATTGAAGCCGTGGTTGACCTTGCACAAGTTCGCACGACGGGAGGGATTTCTGACGCGGAATTACTTCGACTGCGATGTTGGGTAAGAAACACGGATGCTTCGAAGTATTTTTTGGTGGATGATATTCGCTTTTCACCTTATGACTCGCCGTTTTCTGCGACGGTTTATGAAAAAAAGTATGGTTTACCGGTAGCTTCTTTGGGATCAAGCGGCGAAATAAGTCGTAAAGTGTTTGACAATTATCAACGTGGTATAGGAACCGTATTGAACGAACAGGTTGTGAATGGCATTGGTGCTTCGTATTTTTCTCGCAAAGGAAATAATGATCTTTTCGATAATAGAGATCCAAACAGCAACGTCAGTATTAGCAGTAAGGGGAGTGGGAAGTTAGATGATTTCAATGATTATGATGTCGCAGGCTGGTCATTCAACACCGGAAATTGGACAGTTGTAAATGGTGAACTGCAACATACCGGTGTCGGACAAAGCGATCTAGCAACCTTCCTTGCATCATCTGGTTCACAACACGGAATGCGCGTCAAGGTAAAATACTTTTCGGGTTATGATGATTTTGGAATAATGGCCGGAAATCTGCTTGTTAGGAGATATAATCCGGGAAGCGGTGCAATATGGCAAATGTCTAATGAAGGTATTACTGATAACTTCACTGCGCCGATGGCAACGGATTGGTTATTGATAATTTCGGATAAAACAGCATTTTTCTATGCCGATGGCCGATTGATATTCGAAAAAACATATGCAAATATTATTTCAGGAAGTTTCAAACTCTATACAGGTGAACCAAACATCACGGTTTCGTTTGATGATGTTTTATATTTCAAAGAACCATCAATAGCCATGGCCTATATGGACGGGACTGGTAAGAAGATTCAATCCCAGTTGTTCGATGGCACTGGAACTGTTGTAACTGAATCCCTATTCGATGGTGTAGGAAGAGGAGCCGTATCAACAAAATCAGCAAAGTATACTGATTCACTTTTTGTGTTTCGACATAGTTTTGTGACTGGCTATGACTGGTCAACAGGTGAGCTGGAAGGATATGTTGTGACCAAAAACAACAATGACGCCTACTCCTACGCAAGAGATAAATATGAAAATTCACCCCAATCGCGAGTAATTGAAGCCAGTGCTCCTGGACAAACTTTCAGCTTAGGGCAGCATACGCCGAGAACAATTTATGGAAAGAATATTGCTGGAGATGGTTTGCGTGATGATCTTCCCGCTAATCAATATTTTCAGCAAATCATGATTGATGCTAATTATGATACTTCCTGGGTTATCACAGATAAAAGCGGTAACACAGTTACAAAGAGATCAGGGCCGGTATTTGGTCCAGGACTTCTACTTGACACGACTCTGTCTGTTGAATTTGGAGGTGGAATGGAAGAAATTGCTCCACAGGAAGGAAAAGGAGGAGGAGTGTCAGAACCAATGGAGAACATGACAACCGTGTTAACATCTTCCACATCTTTCACTCCTGGTTTTACTCAAACTGCATCATATTCTTGTTGGCTTTTTGGGGGGAGTTCCTATGTGCCGCCAAAGACTACTTACTACACTGCTTATTTCAAAATAGGAACAAGCCCCGGTGGAAGCAATGTGGTGAGTCATTCGAAAAGTGGCAGTCCTCAATCTTTTAATGGAACATTTGCTGCCCAGGCAGGAATAACTTACTATATTGAAGTATCAGGAAATGCAACATACTCGGAAGCAACCGGATCTGTTAACTTCGACTACTACGGTGAGGGAATGCATTATGTTCAAACGTCATATGTTTACGATGACTTCGGTAGATTGACAACAATCTATTTACCAAATTATTATAATCCTCCCACCACCAGTACCGGTACTAGTTTTGTAGTTACCATGCAATATGATTTTCTCGGCAGGCTTACGCAGAAAACAACACCCGATGCAGGGACGACGAAATTCATGTATGATAAGACTGGCCGTTTGAGATTTACAATGGATGCCAATGGAGATGCCCAAACGCCAGATAATATCTCATACTTCAAATACGATACTTATGGACGTAAGATCGAAGAAGGTTATTACAGTTATAACTGGTCAAGTATCACGCAAGCTAATGCTGACGATCCAGCCTGGCCGACCACACCGGCTACGTGGAGAAAGAAATACTATTTTGACGGCGATACGTCTATGGCATACATGAAAGGGCGGCTTCAGAAAGTAGAGACGAACAACGATACCGATTCACCTTTTGAAGTGGAGGAAACTTACCAGTACGACATATACGGTCGTATGCCCTCGAAAACGACTAAAGTAGTAGATTACGATAATTATCTTTATACAACCTTTTACGAATACGATTACTCAGGTAACGTAACGAAGATCTATTATCCATACAATTCTGGTGGTGGCGGCCAGATGGCTATGCAATCGGGGTTAGGTGAATCTGAAAACCTTGTTATTCAAGATATGACGTTTGATGACGGAAGCAATAAAGTGATCGAGTCCGAAGGAGATATTGTATTTACGGGTGAATTTAATAGTAATGGTGCAGATGTGATCGCAAAACCCGGTGTTTCAAAGAAGCCTGTAGAAAACGCTGCAACTGCCAAACATGACGCTTCCCAAAGCCAATTACTGCTTGATGGAGGAGGTGGTATGTCAGCCATGTCCTCTCCCGATCCTAATGCAACCGTGGTCACTTATACATACAACACGCTAGGACAGCTTATTTCGATTGGAAATGCAACGGATTTGGATTATTTTGTGGCGTACTCTTACAATCCAGACGGGTCAATGGCTACTGAGAAAATGAAAGACACTACTATAAAACGTTATTTCTCATATGAGTCGCAGGGCTGGTTGAAATCTATTACTGACTCATATTTTGCAGATACTCTTTGTTATACTTCCGATGGATATGGTGGAGCTGGTTATTACAATGGAAACATTTCAAAAATGATCATTGATTATAAATTTAGCGGCGCTCCGGCAGACTATTCTTACAGGTTCAAATACGACAAATTGTCACAACTGCTGGTAGCCGATCATTCTGCAAATAGCGCGGGAGACATGGGCGTCGGAACCGGCAATGAAAACAAATTTGATGCAAATGGAAATTTTATCAGAGTGGTCGCAAATACAACTACCAAGAACTATAATTACTACGCTAATACGAACAAAGTTCAAAACACAGACGGCTCGGGTAATGACTACGTCTACGATAATATCGGCAACATTACTTCATCCTCACCAAAAACCATCAGCACACTCACCTATGATCCTTTCATCAATCGTACAAGAAATATTTCTATGGGAAGCGGAGCCGGTATGAGCTTTGAGTATGACGGCACGGAAAGGAGAGTTTATGCTGTGGAAACTCCTGCCAATTCCAAAGTTCTTTATCTGCATGACGGGATGAATTCAATTCAAGAAAGATCAAGCAGCGGGACGGCTACAGAATACGTTTACGGGCCTACCGGTATCATTGCACTCAAAACATCGACCACGTGGAAATTTATGATCAAAGATCATTTGGGCTCCACGAGAGCCGTAGTAGATGGTTCGACTGTTACAGGCTATGACTACAGTGCATTTGGAACGATATTGGGAAGTGTTTCTTCTTCAGGCTATTACTATACAGGTCAAGAATACGACAAAACCAGCGGTTTGAATAATTTTAAGGCGAGAATGTATGATAGTGATTTGGGGAGATTCTATGCGGGTGATCCTGCGGGTGAATTTCCTTATAACTACGGCTACGCTGGCAATAATCCATTGTCTTACCGTGACCCCAGTGGAAAATTCATTCAATTTGTTATTATGGGTGCCTTAATGAGTGGATATATGGGCGGTGTACAGGCGGATATACAGGGCAAGAGTGTATGGAAAGGAATTGGGAAAGGGGCTTTTATAGGGGCGGTTAGTGGAGCCACGGGAGCTGGGGCCAGTGCAGGATTGGCTTCAATGGGGATTGGTGGGGCGATTGGCGGAGGTGTTTCTGGTGCGTTAAGTGGGGGAGTAGGCTCAGCATTAAGCGGCAGTAATGTTGGGAAGGGAATGCTATATGGCGGAGTGATTGGTTTTGCCATGGGGGCGTTGCAGGCACACGGTGATCTCCAGAGTCAAGCAAATGACATCGGAAAAGACAATAATCCCACAACTCAACTTGAGGGCGATCAGAAGTTTATTGATGATTCTATGGAGAGCCTGAAGATACATGGTGGAGAACCAGGGCAACGCCAGTATAACGAGATAACAGGGCACAATACAGAGGTTGTCGTTGACAATAACTTGCAAGGGCAATATGGTCAGTCATACAAGACGCCCAAAACCCTGAAGGACTGGTTTTCACATTATCTAACTGGGAATGCCGATTACAACTATAAGATTGCATTAAACAGACAGAGACTCCTTAATCCACCGACTGGTCCTGGAGCAGCGAATGACCATTCAGGTGACTGGGCAGCAATCGGCCTCAAGGGCCCGGAAAACGTAATTGGCCGTGCATCCCAGACGCTTTTTCATGAATCGGGGCATTTGTTTGGCTTATATTATAACAACACGTATTATACTCCCGCAGAGTTGGACCATGGTTTGTCATTTTATAGGAAACCGTTTTTTGGAAAGCTTGGCGGAATGACTAAAGATTGGTTGGAACATTATTATGTTCCAAATTTTAACCCAACAAAATTACCGAGGTAG